The Nostoc sp. 'Lobaria pulmonaria (5183) cyanobiont' DNA window CAGTCAGAGTATTGAAAACTGGTTAGTAGATGTATTCTAGGTAAAAAACACTTCTGCAAGCGATAACAGACTAACAAAATATGTCTCACATTCTTCTCGAAAATCTCAGAAAGACTTTCTTTGTATCTGAACGTTCTTCTGGGCTTTTCGGTTCAATCCGAGGGCTTGTGCAACGAAAAACAAGAGTTGTTTATGCCCTTAAAGGAGTTTCGTTTTCCTTGGAGCGGGGAGAACTTGTAGGATACATTGGCTCAAATGGAGCTGGGAAATCGACTACGATTAAAATTTTAAGCGGTATTCTCGTACCTTCCAGTGGAAAATGCATAATTGGCGGACGAACTCCTTGGAAAGATAGAATCGCGCACGCTAATCGTATTGGTGTAGTGTTTGGTCAAAGAACGCAACTTTGGTGGGATTTGCCAGTGATTGAGTCTTTCGATTTACTGCGGGATATTTATCGCGTTCCCCAATTAGAGTATCGCCAGACACGCGAAGAAATGATTGATTTGCTTGGTCTTGCCAGCTTTCTCTCGACTCCGGTGAGGCAGTTAAGCCTTGGTCAAAGGATGCGATGTGATTTTGCCGCCGCAATGCTTCACAGACCGGAAATTCTTTTTCTTGATGAACCCACCATCGGGCTTGATGCAGTTTCAAAGCTGGCAGTCAGAAAATTTATCAAAGCGCTGAATAAAACTCATCAAGTAACTACCATCCTGACTACCCATGATATGGATGATATTGAGGCATTGTGCGATCGCATAATTATT harbors:
- a CDS encoding ABC transporter ATP-binding protein, translating into MSHILLENLRKTFFVSERSSGLFGSIRGLVQRKTRVVYALKGVSFSLERGELVGYIGSNGAGKSTTIKILSGILVPSSGKCIIGGRTPWKDRIAHANRIGVVFGQRTQLWWDLPVIESFDLLRDIYRVPQLEYRQTREEMIDLLGLASFLSTPVRQLSLGQRMRCDFAAAMLHRPEILFLDEPTIGLDAVSKLAVRKFIKALNKTHQVTTILTTHDMDDIEALCDRIIIIGGGEILCDGSLAALRSQVSSRRYLRIDLANDDFFFEEEGVSIISKEGRTVTLAFDPLLKKVAQFNYLNSKLK